The window GTCCGGTAGTGAGGCCCTTGTTGCGTATCTGGGTCTCCGTCCTCACTGCAGCAGAGTAGGTCGTAGATTGCGATGGTGTACTCGCAAATCGCACGAAGGCGTTGACTCCCTTCCGGAAAGCGTGATCGACTCGACCACTGATGTTGTCGAGAGAGGAAGGAAAAGAAACTGACTGAAGGTAGTATGCGAAGCCGTCGGTCCTTGTGCCAATCCCATAGTTCGGTCGCGGAAAAGCATTCAAGAGCGGCTGTAGCGCCGCAGGGGACGAAGACCGCAAAGTATCGGTTGGTACCAGCACCTGAGAAACAGCCTGCGGTGTGCGGAGACGCGCTCCTTCATAGGACAGAAAGAAAAACGTGTCCGGTGTGCGACTGCCGCGCGTGAGAAACGGAACGGGCCCACCCAGCGTGCCCCCAAAATCGTTCTGACGTTCTTTGCCCTTGGGATATCCGTAGTAGTCGTTAAACCAGTTGTTGGCATCGAGTACATCATTGCGGAGATAGTCATACAGAGAACCATGAAAGCTCTGAGTGCCGGAACGCGTGCTCAGGGAGAAATTGCCACCCGGAGATCGGCCAAACTCCGCGGAGAATGTCGAAGTGTTACTCCGAAACTCCTCAAGATCATCCACAGAGACCAGACTCTGCGTTGATCCAAGTGCTGTAACGGACGAAGCATTGCCAGAGACTGCAGCGCCGGTTCCAAACTGTCCCGGTGATGCACTTGTATTTGCGCTCACACCATCGACGGTGAAGTAGTTTGATTCGGAGCGCATGCCATTCACAACAATCTCACCGCTATAGCTGGCAGCCGTCGATTGAGGCGCAACAGGAACCTGAAAGACGCCGGGGGCAAGTGTGAGAAGGCTCTGGAACGAGCGCCCATTCAAAGGCATCTTCTCGACGAAGTCATGCTCAACGACTGTGCTCACCAAGCCGTCCACCGTGTTGATCTGCGTGCCTTGCGCTTTGACGGTCACGCTCTCCGAAGCGGCTCCGATACGCAATGAGAAGTTGAGCGCCACGGCGCTCTGGACGTTGAGAACAACATCGGCCTTGATGATGGTTTGGAATCCAGGCTTCGTCACCTGCACGTGATAGTGGCCAGGCGGAAGAACGGGTACAAGGTACATACCGACGTCATTGGTCTTCGCGCTGTAGACGAGGCCGGTGCCGTCGTTCTGGATGAGAACATCCGCACCGGGAATCAACTTGCCTGCGGAGTCTGTCACCCCGCCGCTAATCGTTGCGTTTGTCGATTGCGCTCGACAAACAGTTGGAACAAGACACAAGCCAAGTACTGCAATCCGACGTTTCATGCTGCGGTGCTCCGAAGACTTGAGAGTGGTGGGCCTACTCTGTCTACGGCTGGCCACGCGAAGGTGTACCAACGACCCGAGCTAGATTATGGATGATTCGGTTGAATTTGCAGATAAGAGCGCAGAAGGGGCTTCCCTGTCGGCTTTTGGCTTCCGCCTTCAGGTTCCACGGTCACGAAGACCATGTTGAGTCGCGACAACGTCTTGGCATCATTGAAGCGAACCACCCAACGCTTGTGGGCGTCGTCCTGATAGAACAATCCGAGGCTCACGGGTTGACGATCAGCGCCAGTACCCCAGGCTTGAAACGAAACACTTTGTTTAAGCCCTGGCTGCTTGTCCAGATCAAAGCCATAGAACACGAGCGAGCGATCCTGCGTGTAGAAGATTCTGCCGAAAGGCTTCGCAGTCTTCCCTGTCTCGGTGGCATCGAAGATGTCCGCGATGTAGAGGTTGCGAGCACCGATCACATCGCGAATATCACGGTCGTGCGCCAGGAAGTCACGATCGAGAGCAAGCATGCGTTCGCGATCATTCAAGGTGGTCTTGGAGTCTTCGAGAGCCGCATTCAACATCCGGACATTCGTCTCGAGGGAGGCGAGTTGCGTGGCCTGTCGGTCGGAAGTGGACTGGGAGGAATCCGCCGTGTCCTTCAGGGTCCGCACTTGAGACTGAGCCGCGTTCAATTGTTTGCTTAGATTGTCTCTCTCCGCGACGAGATTCTCTCGCTCTGCCTGCTCCTTTTGCATCTGTTGCCGAAGGGATGCATTGGTCGCGTCGAGATTGGACGCACGATTCTCCAGCTCGGAAACTCGTCGCTGCATCTCCGCCAATCGCGCGCTCTCCGGCTCACCTGGTAGGGCGTTGTTTTTGGGAGTAGGAGCCGACACAGGGGCGGAAGAGATTACTGAATGGGAAGGCTGACGAGGTGAAGCGTTCTTATCTTCTCGAAACTTTTGACCGAGAAGCGTGACCAGCACTGCAATCGATGCTGCGAGAGTTCCATTCAGGACTAGAAGTCGAGTCGGTCGCTTACGAGGTTCGGCGGATTGCTCACGAGGAAGGTCCAATACCGACGCCATGAGACGTGCCTCCGCAGTGCCTAGAGATGCCTGCGATTCTCTGGGGAGACCCCGCGCCTCATCAAGCGCATCAGTAGCTATCACCGGAAAAACATCGCGTGAAATCTGCTGAAACTGTTCAAAGGTTCGACGACAGTCATCGCAGTACGCAAGATGAACCTGCAAGAGAGCCCACTCCTCCTCCGACAGTTCGCCGGCATGGAAGAGCGCACAGAATGTGATGAACTCTTCGTGGAGTCGCTCGTTCACCGGCTCAAACCTCTTGCGATCAGTGCGTTTGGCAATACCCAATCCTGACTACTTGGTACGCGAGAACAGGTTCGCGCGAAGGCGCTCAATGGCACGATAGTAGTGATGCCGAACGTTCCCGAGCGTCTGCCCGCTCCGCTCCGCGATCTCTCTGAAACTGTACCCCTCAAGGATGTGGAGTTCCAACGTTTTCCGTTGGTCGGGAGGGAGCTGTTCCCTCAGCCTCGACAAAAGTGCCTTACCGTCAAGGTGTTCCGCTGAGAGTTCACTTCTCTGTTCATGCTGGCGAGTTTCATCGAAAACCTCCGACTGGTAGTGATGTCGATGGGACAAATACCTCCGTCGATCGATGGCTCGATGATAGGTGATCTGCAATATCCAAGAGAGGCCACTGGTTTTTTCAGGATCAAAGTTGGCCGCTCTCTCAAAGAGATAGAGAAACACCTCTTGCCGTAGATCCGCTGCTTCCGTCTCGTCGCATAGAATTCGATGTGCCAACCGATAGACCGCTCGGGCATGTTTTCCAAACAACAGACCAAGTGCTTCGTGCGACCCATTCACTAGAGCGACAAGCAACTGCTCATCCGTGACCGGTACCATTTCTTGTCCGACCGGACGTGACGTGGGCAGCGGGCCCGCATCGACGATCTTTCCGAGGGTCTTCGGCAGCTCGAGCGCAACTTCTGAATTCATCTTGCACTCCCCAAAGCGCCCTTCTCTCGAGCGAGCCCTACTGTAGCGGAGAATATCACACTCATTGTGTGTAGACTCATAGTGGGTACGCGAGAAGCATGAAGATGTGCCCACTCCCTCGATCAAAACGCTTTTCGGCCGATCGATACGATCGTTGCGAGAGGAACGTGGCTATTCGCAAGAAGAACTCGCAGAGCGCGCAGGACTTCACCGCAATTACGTCGGGGGGATCGAGCGTGGGGAACGCAATGTGGGGTTAGAAAACGTCGCAAAGCTCGCAAAAGCATTGAAAGTGAGAACGCGAGAGCTCTTCGACTCTCTGCCTTAGCGTTACAGATCTGCACAACTGATACGCGTCCGCGGCAAAGCTCACGGCAGTCATTGACACGGGGTTGTCTTTGCACTTCCGCTTCCGCGACCGAATGATTGTCAGCACCAGCCTTTTGGAGGCTGACAGCGATATACACTCATCGGACGCTAGGTCGTCATGGAGACATCTCTCCTGTGCATCCAGTGGCGAGACTTTTCGCTATGTTTGCGCTTTGTTTTGGTTGTCCTGACGGCGAGCCATATTTCGCTTATAGGGACAGAACCGTCAATCATCGACGCCGGAAGGTTTTGTTCAGGTCGCCAAGATCGGTGAACTCGCCCGCTCCTTTGTAAGCCAATCTAAATAAGCTGAGATGTCATAGCGGGCAGCCTCTAGCAGTTCCTTCATGTCATCGAGCATCACGTCGTGAATGGGGGGATCCTCTACGAGGATGCGGTCGACATCGGCCCGCTCGGCAACCTTCTTCAGCGATGCCATAGCCATCTTTGCTTCATTAGGGAGTTCAGGGGGATCGACAATAACTCCGGAAGGATCGACGATCGTTGCTGAGTGGGGCGTAAACTCAATCGCTATAGATATCAGGTCTTCACATGATGCTTGTGGAGCAACCTGATAGCCCATGACGCTCCGTACGTCGATTGTTGCTTTCGGACTATTAGTGA of the Terriglobus sp. TAA 43 genome contains:
- a CDS encoding anti-sigma factor domain-containing protein, whose amino-acid sequence is MASVLDLPREQSAEPRKRPTRLLVLNGTLAASIAVLVTLLGQKFREDKNASPRQPSHSVISSAPVSAPTPKNNALPGEPESARLAEMQRRVSELENRASNLDATNASLRQQMQKEQAERENLVAERDNLSKQLNAAQSQVRTLKDTADSSQSTSDRQATQLASLETNVRMLNAALEDSKTTLNDRERMLALDRDFLAHDRDIRDVIGARNLYIADIFDATETGKTAKPFGRIFYTQDRSLVFYGFDLDKQPGLKQSVSFQAWGTGADRQPVSLGLFYQDDAHKRWVVRFNDAKTLSRLNMVFVTVEPEGGSQKPTGKPLLRSYLQIQPNHP
- a CDS encoding RNA polymerase sigma factor; protein product: MNSEVALELPKTLGKIVDAGPLPTSRPVGQEMVPVTDEQLLVALVNGSHEALGLLFGKHARAVYRLAHRILCDETEAADLRQEVFLYLFERAANFDPEKTSGLSWILQITYHRAIDRRRYLSHRHHYQSEVFDETRQHEQRSELSAEHLDGKALLSRLREQLPPDQRKTLELHILEGYSFREIAERSGQTLGNVRHHYYRAIERLRANLFSRTK
- a CDS encoding helix-turn-helix domain-containing protein — protein: MPTPSIKTLFGRSIRSLREERGYSQEELAERAGLHRNYVGGIERGERNVGLENVAKLAKALKVRTRELFDSLP